From a region of the Suncus etruscus isolate mSunEtr1 chromosome 11, mSunEtr1.pri.cur, whole genome shotgun sequence genome:
- the NINJ2 gene encoding ninjurin-2 translates to MLDVALFLSNATRLKAVLELGPSASYYTTLVALLSISLLLQVVIGILLVVIARLNLNEVEKQWRLNRLNNAATTLVFITVVINVFITAFGAHKTGHPAARTSRNPL, encoded by the exons ATGCTGGACGTGGCCCTGTTCCTGTCGAATGCCACACGGCTGAAGGCGGTGCTGGAGCTGGGCCCGTCCGCCTCCTATTACACGACCCTCGTCGCCCTGCTCAGCATCTCCCTGCTCCTGCAGGTGGTCATTGGAATCCTCCTCGTGGTGATCG CTCGGCTCAACCTCAATGAGGTGGAGAAACAGTGGCGGCTCAACAGGCTCAATAACGCCGCCACCACCTTGGTCTTCATCACGGTCGTCATCAATGTCTTCATCACGGCCTTCGGGGCACATAAGACGGGGCACCCGGCGGCCAGGACCTCGAGGAATCCTCTCTGA